In the genome of Gordonia rubripertincta, one region contains:
- a CDS encoding FadR/GntR family transcriptional regulator gives MTEANQSGASKSGRRPAYEIVADALRVRILAGELTPGTRLPPDAELRAEFGVGQSTVREAIRTLASENLVHTTRGVTGGTFVATPDIGQLSAHLEAGVTLLAAAEGVTVDQLMEVRQLTEVPAAGSAAYRHTDAHLEELRATIFDLSAAVGPEVYANNQEFHRILLRAADNPLLDLITVPVFRVIGSRFSRDVAPEGFWRCVDEDHRAILEAVERRDSMTAMTLMRRHLDHLGDVYKQMDLLRRQN, from the coding sequence GTGACAGAAGCGAATCAGTCCGGGGCGAGCAAGTCCGGACGACGCCCGGCGTACGAGATCGTGGCCGATGCGCTTCGGGTTCGGATCCTCGCCGGCGAGCTGACTCCCGGTACTCGTCTGCCGCCGGATGCCGAACTCCGCGCCGAATTCGGTGTCGGCCAGAGCACCGTGCGGGAGGCCATCCGCACGCTGGCCAGCGAGAACCTCGTCCACACGACTCGCGGGGTGACCGGCGGTACGTTCGTCGCCACGCCCGACATCGGCCAGCTGAGTGCGCACCTCGAGGCAGGGGTGACGCTCCTTGCCGCTGCCGAAGGAGTGACCGTCGATCAGCTCATGGAGGTCCGGCAGCTCACCGAGGTGCCGGCCGCCGGGTCCGCGGCCTATCGGCACACCGATGCGCACCTGGAAGAGTTGCGCGCCACCATATTCGACCTCTCGGCGGCAGTCGGTCCGGAGGTCTACGCCAACAACCAGGAGTTCCACCGTATTCTGCTGCGCGCGGCGGACAACCCGCTCCTCGACCTCATCACCGTCCCGGTGTTCCGCGTCATCGGCAGCCGCTTCAGCCGTGACGTCGCCCCGGAAGGATTCTGGCGGTGCGTCGACGAAGATCACCGTGCGATCCTCGAGGCGGTCGAGCGCCGGGACTCGATGACGGCGATGACGCTCATGCGCCGGCATCTCGACCACCTCGGCGACGTCTACAAGCAGATGGACCTGCTCAGACGTCAGAACTGA
- a CDS encoding glycosyltransferase family 2 protein: MVAAWRALPDPDEPVVLGRHLPMSFGCNLGVRRDVFDAVGGWDEDYPTAGSDIEFCWRVQTAGYTFGFAPEAMVAYRYRTGMRESWKQVVDYGSEEARVAKQYGARGREWWWFPVHAAVVLATCPVWPWGWSRRRRGAWVWVTGNLVGRIKGSLKYRVVYL; this comes from the coding sequence GTGGTCGCCGCCTGGCGAGCCCTCCCGGACCCGGACGAACCGGTGGTCCTGGGCCGGCACCTGCCGATGAGCTTCGGCTGCAATCTCGGCGTGCGGCGCGACGTGTTCGACGCCGTCGGCGGATGGGACGAGGATTATCCGACCGCCGGCAGCGACATCGAATTCTGCTGGCGGGTGCAAACAGCCGGATACACGTTCGGGTTCGCGCCCGAGGCGATGGTCGCCTATCGCTACCGCACGGGGATGCGTGAGTCGTGGAAGCAGGTCGTCGACTACGGCAGCGAAGAGGCGCGGGTGGCGAAGCAGTACGGGGCGCGGGGCCGGGAGTGGTGGTGGTTCCCGGTTCACGCCGCCGTGGTCCTCGCGACGTGCCCGGTGTGGCCGTGGGGCTGGTCGCGGCGTCGCCGCGGGGCCTGGGTCTGGGTGACCGGGAACCTCGTCGGGCGGATCAAGGGGAGCCTGAAGTACCGGGTCGTCTATCTGTAG
- a CDS encoding amidase → MVSVAERLNTVISWVPDERGSDPAASGPGPLAGVRIGVKDNIEVGGVRSTCGSEFFADRVATDDAACVAALKRAGATITSTLNMAEFAVGVTSQNSASGGSVNPWDARRVPGGSSGGSGVAVAAGVVDVALGTDTGGSIRLPAACCGVTGLRPSIGLLDMSGIFPVSADFDTVGPLARTATQVRETFAVLAGSDPTPEDTGPLRVAVPWPFVTGDIDPAITDAVTETVELIRRLGHHIVECPVPHSESAQDVVYTLIYSDLARIHAERLRDDPSRFQPATRERISLGLHISDEQRAAAVRQRDVFRSAMADMFRDVDVVLTPAMPVDVPEIGVGEAVVAQAHRMGQLTYPWSLHDGPTLALPVGVHPSSMPIGAQLTAARLREGTVLALAEQVQEHSDWHLRLPPVRVSSDV, encoded by the coding sequence GTGGTTTCCGTCGCCGAGCGCTTGAACACCGTCATCTCCTGGGTTCCCGACGAGCGCGGCTCCGATCCGGCGGCGTCGGGTCCGGGTCCGCTGGCCGGTGTGCGCATCGGCGTCAAGGACAACATCGAGGTCGGCGGGGTTCGCTCCACCTGTGGTTCGGAGTTCTTCGCCGACCGTGTAGCGACCGACGACGCCGCCTGCGTCGCTGCGCTCAAGCGCGCCGGTGCGACGATCACGTCGACGTTGAACATGGCCGAGTTCGCGGTCGGGGTCACCAGTCAGAACTCCGCCTCGGGCGGATCGGTCAATCCCTGGGACGCCCGCCGTGTGCCCGGTGGCTCGAGCGGCGGTTCCGGTGTCGCGGTCGCCGCGGGAGTCGTCGACGTCGCACTCGGCACCGACACCGGCGGCTCGATCCGGTTGCCCGCCGCATGCTGCGGGGTCACCGGTCTACGACCGTCCATCGGGCTGCTGGACATGTCCGGGATCTTCCCGGTGAGTGCGGATTTCGACACCGTCGGACCGCTGGCCCGCACGGCCACGCAGGTGCGTGAGACGTTCGCGGTGCTCGCCGGTTCGGACCCCACACCTGAGGACACCGGCCCCCTGAGAGTCGCGGTTCCGTGGCCGTTCGTCACCGGCGACATCGATCCCGCCATCACCGACGCCGTCACCGAGACCGTCGAACTCATCCGGCGACTGGGTCATCACATCGTGGAATGTCCCGTGCCGCACAGTGAATCGGCTCAGGATGTGGTCTACACGCTGATCTATTCCGACCTGGCACGCATCCACGCCGAGCGATTGCGCGACGATCCGTCCCGCTTTCAGCCGGCGACCCGCGAACGGATCTCCCTCGGACTGCACATCTCCGACGAACAGCGGGCCGCTGCGGTCCGACAGCGAGACGTGTTCCGCTCGGCGATGGCCGACATGTTCCGGGACGTCGACGTCGTGCTCACCCCGGCGATGCCGGTGGACGTGCCGGAGATCGGCGTCGGCGAGGCGGTCGTGGCGCAGGCCCACCGGATGGGACAGCTGACGTATCCGTGGTCGTTGCACGACGGCCCGACACTGGCACTGCCGGTCGGCGTGCACCCGTCCAGTATGCCCATCGGTGCACAGCTGACGGCGGCACGTCTGCGCGAGGGAACTGTCCTCGCGCTGGCCGAGCAGGTGCAGGAGCACAGCGACTGGCATCTCCGGCTCCCGCCCGTGCGCGTCAGTTCTGACGTCTGA
- a CDS encoding DUF72 domain-containing protein, giving the protein MLHIGTSGWQYKDWRGAFYPEKIPQREWLDYYSKRFTTAEVNNTFYRLPEKTVFENWAATVPAHFRMATKMSRYLTHVKRLKEPAEPVERFLDRAAGLGTKLGPVLLQLPPNLQAQPDSLDATLKLFPDTVQVAVEPRHESWWTDEVRDVLERHNAALCWADRKSRSLTPLWRTAGFGYLRLHDGTAKRPMSYGTRAIDSWLRRLWDMFDDGCDVYVYFNNDPGCAAIDNARNMIRRARTLGMPVATIDDASVE; this is encoded by the coding sequence ATGCTGCACATCGGTACCTCGGGCTGGCAATACAAGGACTGGCGCGGCGCGTTCTACCCGGAGAAGATCCCGCAGCGGGAGTGGCTGGACTATTACTCGAAGCGGTTCACGACGGCCGAGGTCAACAACACCTTCTACCGCCTGCCGGAGAAGACGGTGTTCGAGAACTGGGCCGCGACGGTGCCCGCCCACTTCCGGATGGCTACGAAGATGAGCCGCTACCTGACGCACGTGAAACGGTTGAAGGAGCCGGCCGAGCCCGTCGAGCGTTTCCTCGACCGTGCTGCCGGCCTCGGCACCAAGCTCGGGCCCGTCCTCCTACAACTCCCGCCCAACTTGCAGGCGCAACCCGACTCCCTGGACGCCACCCTGAAGCTGTTCCCGGACACTGTCCAGGTCGCCGTCGAGCCTCGCCACGAATCCTGGTGGACCGACGAGGTGCGCGACGTGCTCGAACGTCACAACGCCGCCCTGTGCTGGGCCGACCGGAAGAGTCGATCCCTCACCCCGCTGTGGCGGACGGCCGGCTTCGGATACCTGCGCCTGCACGATGGCACCGCCAAGCGGCCGATGAGTTACGGAACCCGCGCCATCGACAGCTGGCTGCGTCGATTATGGGACATGTTCGACGACGGGTGCGACGTCTACGTGTACTTCAACAACGATCCGGGGTGCGCCGCGATCGACAACGCACGCAACATGATTCGCCGCGCACGAACCCTGGGGATGCCGGTCGCGACGATCGACGACGCGTCCGTCGAGTGA
- a CDS encoding flavodoxin family protein encodes MTKLAIIYYSATGHGTAMADQLKTAAEAAGAEVRVRHIQETRDPATFAENPAWSANYEATKDLPSATGDDIVWADGVIFGSPTRFGSTASQFQTFIDSLGGLWAEGKLADKAYAGYTSSQTAHGGQETTLVGLYTSLMHFGGILVPPGYTDGLKFADGNPYGVSHVTGPENKNDLDDPTKAALAHLAQRVVKVAGLLAG; translated from the coding sequence ATGACGAAGCTGGCGATCATCTACTACTCGGCCACCGGACACGGCACAGCCATGGCTGACCAACTGAAGACCGCTGCCGAGGCGGCCGGAGCCGAGGTGCGGGTCCGTCACATCCAGGAGACCCGCGACCCGGCGACTTTCGCGGAGAACCCTGCCTGGTCGGCGAACTACGAGGCGACCAAGGATCTGCCGAGCGCCACCGGCGACGACATCGTCTGGGCGGACGGCGTCATCTTCGGCTCCCCGACCCGATTCGGCAGTACAGCGTCGCAGTTCCAGACCTTCATCGACTCACTCGGCGGACTCTGGGCCGAGGGAAAGCTCGCCGACAAGGCCTATGCCGGTTACACCTCGAGCCAGACCGCGCACGGCGGGCAGGAGACGACACTCGTCGGGCTGTACACCTCGCTCATGCATTTCGGCGGCATTCTCGTACCGCCCGGCTACACCGACGGACTGAAGTTCGCCGACGGGAACCCGTACGGCGTCTCACATGTCACCGGCCCGGAGAACAAGAACGACCTCGACGACCCGACCAAGGCCGCCCTCGCCCACCTGGCGCAGCGAGTCGTAAAGGTCGCCGGTCTGTTGGCCGGCTGA
- a CDS encoding FAD-binding oxidoreductase: protein MLSDTQRATLAATLPAVEGALPEITPRFYRGLFDAHPTLLDNMFNRTHQKSGEQPQALAGSVAAFARLQFEPDVRRQRFILDRIAHKHASLGVTADQYKLVHQHLFAAIVEVLGDAVTPEVADAWDQLYWDMADLLIASEADLYAAAGVEPGQVWREVTVSDRVQVSPDTIALTLAAVEGELPKFRPGQYISVQVPLSDGAQQIRQYSLTGSPDDAEWRFSVKLAGEVSAHLHEQVFEGDTLRVSTPFGDLTLPDDDAPLLLASAGIGCTPVIGLLTALAEKGDARPVTVLHADRSRDRQPHRGMLAALVDSLPTGRLIQWYENTSPHIVSDSVRVGHMTLDNVEVHPESNVMLCGPTGFLSSMREEFLGRDIAESRIHYETFGPELLRSSAR, encoded by the coding sequence ATGCTGTCCGACACCCAACGCGCCACTCTCGCGGCGACCCTGCCCGCAGTCGAGGGGGCACTCCCGGAGATCACCCCGCGGTTCTACCGCGGGCTCTTCGACGCGCATCCGACGCTGCTGGACAACATGTTCAACCGGACTCACCAGAAGTCCGGTGAACAACCGCAGGCCCTCGCCGGCTCGGTCGCCGCCTTCGCGCGCCTCCAGTTCGAACCCGACGTCCGGCGTCAGCGGTTCATCCTGGACCGGATCGCGCACAAGCACGCGTCGCTGGGCGTCACCGCCGATCAGTACAAGCTCGTCCACCAGCATCTGTTCGCGGCGATCGTCGAGGTTCTCGGCGATGCCGTCACGCCGGAGGTCGCCGATGCCTGGGACCAGCTGTACTGGGACATGGCCGATCTGCTCATCGCCTCGGAAGCCGACCTGTACGCCGCCGCGGGTGTCGAGCCCGGCCAGGTGTGGCGGGAGGTCACGGTCAGCGACCGCGTGCAGGTTTCGCCCGACACCATTGCGCTGACCCTGGCCGCGGTTGAGGGTGAACTACCGAAGTTCCGCCCCGGACAGTACATCTCGGTCCAGGTTCCCCTGAGCGACGGCGCGCAGCAGATTCGTCAGTACAGCCTGACGGGCTCGCCCGACGACGCCGAGTGGCGCTTCAGCGTGAAGCTCGCCGGCGAGGTCTCGGCACACCTGCACGAGCAGGTCTTCGAAGGCGACACCCTGAGGGTCAGCACCCCGTTCGGCGACCTCACCCTGCCCGACGACGATGCCCCACTGCTGCTCGCCTCGGCCGGCATCGGGTGCACGCCGGTGATCGGCCTGCTGACCGCGCTGGCAGAGAAGGGCGATGCCCGTCCGGTGACGGTCCTGCACGCCGACCGTTCCCGCGACCGTCAGCCGCACCGCGGAATGCTTGCCGCGCTCGTGGATTCGCTGCCCACCGGCCGACTGATCCAGTGGTACGAGAACACCTCGCCGCACATCGTCTCCGATTCGGTCCGAGTCGGCCACATGACGTTGGACAATGTCGAGGTGCACCCCGAATCCAACGTCATGCTCTGCGGCCCCACCGGATTCCTGTCCTCGATGCGCGAGGAGTTCCTCGGCCGCGACATCGCGGAGAGCCGGATCCACTACGAGACCTTCGGCCCGGAACTGCTGCGGTCGAGCGCGCGATGA
- a CDS encoding RrF2 family transcriptional regulator produces MQLTRFTDIGLRVVMRLAVAGEQSAGEQSPGEQRGAATPLTTKDLAAELAVPYTHVAKVVGRLSEMGVVHARRGRTGGLTITDLGREARVGWLARSLEGDGEVVDCEGPQPCPLRRGCRLRGALARAAAAFYESLDSETVADLAAEPTTAVLLSLSTRPPQVDGPLQAER; encoded by the coding sequence ATGCAGCTGACACGCTTCACCGACATCGGCCTCCGGGTCGTGATGCGGCTCGCCGTCGCCGGTGAACAATCGGCCGGTGAACAATCGCCCGGTGAACAGCGTGGGGCTGCAACACCTCTCACCACGAAGGATCTCGCGGCAGAGCTCGCCGTCCCGTACACGCATGTCGCCAAAGTCGTCGGCAGGCTGTCGGAGATGGGCGTCGTCCACGCGCGCCGCGGCCGTACCGGTGGTCTGACGATCACCGACCTCGGCCGCGAAGCGCGCGTGGGCTGGCTCGCGCGATCCCTCGAGGGTGACGGGGAGGTCGTCGATTGCGAAGGCCCGCAGCCGTGCCCGCTCCGGCGCGGATGCCGTCTGCGGGGAGCGCTCGCCCGTGCGGCCGCCGCCTTCTACGAGAGCCTCGACTCCGAGACCGTCGCCGACCTCGCCGCCGAGCCGACCACCGCGGTACTGCTCTCGCTGTCGACGCGGCCACCGCAAGTGGATGGACCGCTCCAGGCGGAGCGATAG
- a CDS encoding hydantoinase B/oxoprolinase family protein, translated as MAKTLMPADGVSLAAEANRTWNTVEVDPITLRVIGGALNSMAKEMAQVLYRMAYSSLIRESEDLGAGIFDVNGRELCESDSTPMHCGSIPAYIRGVNRKLAGTYKPGDVILHNHPYHGAAHSPDYGVIIPIFWEGEHIGFAGCTGHVSDIGGNFPGLCMDVVDVWAEGKLMDSMKIYDGGVRNDMLIQHILDNVRTPEQNRGDLEALIACSRIGEKRFVELLEKYGLDVVMSAADRWMDYSEEMLRSRIREIPNGSYEAPIGYLDDDGKNRGVPLKVAVRVQIEDEDVLIDLTGSNDQVPTAFNVPFEGSVLPVAVSAIRTILLDEYLTEEFVPQNDGCFRPVRAYAPEGTIFNPDFPASCFARFSQVNRIFDSINLALAPVLPERAIAGSSAALCAIAYSGLAEDGESYWVYIEINEGSYGARNGKDGMDAVDALMANTRNNPIEELELNHAMRAERYELRDESPAPGQWRGGIGSVRTWYMETDTFLGSEADNRTDPPAGALGGGDGASGSFIRNPGTPEEEVLFSKVTQEVIHAGDRLEIRMPSGGGFGDPFLRDPFAVLSDVWDEYLSAEEARQDYGVVVDTDTWTIDEAATEALRSARVAS; from the coding sequence ATGGCGAAGACCCTGATGCCCGCCGACGGCGTTTCCCTTGCCGCCGAGGCCAATCGGACCTGGAACACCGTCGAGGTCGATCCGATCACCCTGCGCGTCATCGGCGGTGCGCTGAACTCGATGGCCAAGGAGATGGCCCAGGTCCTCTACCGCATGGCCTACTCGAGCCTGATCCGCGAGTCCGAGGACCTCGGCGCCGGCATCTTCGACGTCAACGGTCGCGAACTGTGCGAGTCGGATTCGACTCCGATGCACTGTGGTTCGATCCCGGCCTATATCCGCGGGGTCAACCGCAAGCTCGCCGGGACGTACAAGCCGGGTGATGTGATCCTGCACAACCACCCGTATCACGGTGCGGCCCACTCCCCCGACTACGGCGTGATCATCCCGATCTTCTGGGAGGGTGAGCACATCGGCTTCGCCGGATGTACCGGTCACGTCTCCGACATCGGCGGCAACTTCCCCGGCCTGTGCATGGACGTCGTCGACGTCTGGGCCGAGGGCAAGCTGATGGACTCCATGAAGATCTACGACGGCGGCGTCCGCAACGACATGCTGATCCAGCACATCCTGGACAACGTGCGCACACCGGAGCAGAACCGCGGCGATCTCGAGGCCCTCATCGCCTGTTCCCGCATCGGCGAGAAGCGGTTCGTCGAATTGCTCGAGAAGTACGGTCTCGACGTCGTGATGAGTGCAGCCGACCGGTGGATGGACTACTCGGAGGAAATGCTGCGCAGCCGGATCCGGGAGATCCCCAACGGCAGCTACGAGGCACCGATCGGTTACCTCGACGACGACGGCAAGAACCGCGGTGTCCCGCTGAAGGTCGCGGTGCGCGTGCAGATCGAGGACGAGGACGTCCTCATCGACCTCACCGGCTCCAACGACCAGGTGCCGACGGCGTTCAACGTTCCCTTCGAGGGTTCGGTGCTACCGGTCGCGGTGAGCGCGATCCGCACCATCCTCCTCGACGAGTACCTCACCGAGGAGTTCGTCCCACAGAACGACGGTTGCTTCCGTCCGGTGCGTGCCTACGCACCCGAGGGCACCATCTTCAACCCGGACTTCCCGGCGTCGTGCTTCGCCCGGTTCTCCCAGGTCAACCGGATCTTCGACTCGATCAACCTGGCGCTCGCCCCGGTGTTGCCCGAGCGGGCCATCGCCGGCTCGTCGGCCGCACTCTGCGCGATCGCCTACTCCGGCCTCGCCGAGGACGGCGAATCCTACTGGGTCTATATCGAGATCAACGAGGGTTCCTACGGTGCACGCAACGGTAAGGACGGAATGGACGCCGTCGACGCCCTGATGGCGAACACCCGCAACAACCCGATCGAGGAACTCGAGCTCAACCACGCCATGCGCGCCGAGCGTTATGAGCTGCGTGACGAGTCGCCGGCTCCGGGCCAGTGGCGCGGCGGCATCGGCAGCGTGCGCACCTGGTACATGGAGACCGACACCTTCCTCGGCTCCGAGGCCGACAACCGCACCGATCCGCCCGCGGGTGCGCTCGGCGGCGGCGACGGCGCCTCCGGGTCGTTCATCCGCAATCCCGGCACACCGGAGGAAGAGGTGCTCTTCTCGAAGGTCACCCAGGAGGTCATTCACGCCGGTGACCGCCTGGAGATCCGGATGCCGTCGGGTGGCGGCTTCGGTGACCCGTTCCTGCGCGACCCGTTCGCCGTGCTGTCCGACGTGTGGGACGAGTATCTGAGTGCCGAGGAGGCCCGACAGGACTACGGTGTCGTGGTGGACACCGACACCTGGACCATCGACGAGGCCGCCACCGAGGCGCTGCGCTCGGCTCGGGTGGCGTCCTGA
- a CDS encoding FBP domain-containing protein, whose translation MHALTESEIRGSFVNATVRERKSLVLPPDFKEMNWERMDFVGWRDPKQPMVGYLVIPTDDEPVGIMLRLGGRQPRKRPLCSFCEDVLLPNDVAFFSAKLAGAAGRKGDTIGTLICSNFECSKNVRMKPPPVFGGHDPDAVRQQRIQSLRTRLDGFAGRVVGTST comes from the coding sequence ATGCATGCCCTGACCGAATCCGAGATCCGTGGATCCTTCGTCAACGCGACCGTCCGCGAACGCAAGTCGCTCGTCCTGCCTCCCGATTTCAAGGAAATGAACTGGGAGCGCATGGATTTCGTCGGCTGGCGGGATCCCAAGCAGCCGATGGTCGGCTACCTCGTCATCCCGACCGACGACGAGCCCGTCGGCATCATGCTCCGCCTGGGCGGACGCCAGCCGCGCAAACGACCGCTGTGTTCGTTCTGCGAGGACGTCCTGCTGCCCAACGACGTCGCCTTCTTCAGTGCCAAGCTCGCCGGCGCCGCCGGCCGGAAGGGCGACACCATCGGCACCCTGATCTGTTCGAACTTCGAATGCTCGAAGAACGTGCGGATGAAGCCCCCGCCGGTGTTCGGCGGGCATGACCCCGACGCGGTCCGGCAGCAGCGGATCCAGTCGTTGCGCACACGCCTCGACGGTTTCGCCGGACGCGTGGTCGGCACGTCGACGTAG
- a CDS encoding FAD/NAD(P)-binding protein → MRVIVVGAGAAGSLVVFHLARLVAADGRAEAFEVVVVDPTGQVAGPAFGTKDPAHLLNVPAAGMSVDPDERFDFVDWCRAEGLVSGDEAHYFFAPRAQWARYLRTRLAEACEHAGDRLSVRHVRESAVGVTAVGQGVRVTTSDGTVVDGDRLVLATGLPGVGDGWAPCDLSDQPRYVANPWRPDALEPVLADDRDVLVIGTGLTMVDVAISLLKSGGNRRVEAISRGGRLPRRHADTYLGEVVPDTSTWGDSLDEIRAAVATHVARIERLLGNWRPGVDGVRYRVAELWARLDEADRGTFVRELAGDWLVRRHRMPPSSGALVDEARRSGRLVVRAGRINRVDAVPGGLTVTTGDDERTYAWIVNCTGPQSDVRELGNPVLDSVLDAGLATTDALGLGLVTDDGHVLDADGHPGPIWTLGSLRRGELWETTAVPEIRTQAEELAASLIGDVTSHR, encoded by the coding sequence ATGCGCGTGATCGTGGTCGGCGCAGGCGCCGCCGGTTCCCTGGTCGTGTTCCACCTGGCTCGCCTGGTCGCTGCGGATGGCCGGGCCGAAGCATTCGAGGTCGTCGTCGTGGACCCGACCGGCCAGGTCGCGGGTCCCGCGTTCGGCACCAAGGATCCCGCCCACCTGCTGAACGTCCCGGCCGCCGGGATGTCGGTGGACCCGGATGAGCGGTTCGACTTCGTGGACTGGTGCCGTGCCGAGGGGCTCGTCTCCGGCGACGAGGCGCACTACTTCTTCGCACCGCGCGCACAGTGGGCGCGCTATCTGCGGACCCGGTTGGCGGAGGCATGCGAGCACGCCGGCGACCGGCTGAGTGTCCGGCACGTCCGGGAGAGCGCGGTCGGGGTCACCGCCGTCGGTCAGGGAGTTCGGGTGACTACCTCGGACGGAACCGTCGTCGACGGCGACCGACTGGTGCTCGCGACCGGACTCCCGGGTGTCGGGGACGGCTGGGCGCCTTGCGACCTGAGCGATCAACCCCGCTACGTCGCCAACCCTTGGCGGCCCGATGCCCTCGAACCTGTGCTGGCCGACGACAGGGACGTCCTCGTGATCGGCACCGGCCTGACGATGGTCGACGTGGCCATCAGCCTGCTCAAGTCGGGCGGCAACCGTCGCGTCGAGGCCATCTCACGCGGCGGCCGACTCCCCCGGCGGCATGCCGACACCTACCTCGGCGAAGTCGTCCCCGACACCTCGACCTGGGGTGACAGCCTCGACGAGATCCGTGCCGCGGTCGCCACCCATGTCGCGAGAATCGAACGCCTGCTGGGGAACTGGCGGCCCGGCGTCGACGGTGTGCGCTACCGCGTTGCCGAACTGTGGGCCCGGCTCGACGAGGCGGACCGCGGCACCTTCGTCCGCGAACTTGCCGGCGACTGGCTTGTGCGTCGGCACCGGATGCCCCCGTCGAGCGGCGCACTCGTCGATGAGGCCCGGCGATCGGGACGCCTCGTCGTGCGTGCTGGACGGATCAACCGCGTCGACGCGGTCCCCGGTGGTCTCACCGTCACCACCGGCGACGACGAACGTACCTATGCATGGATCGTGAACTGCACCGGTCCCCAGTCGGACGTGCGAGAACTCGGCAATCCGGTCCTGGACTCGGTTCTCGACGCCGGGCTCGCGACCACCGATGCGCTCGGCCTGGGCCTGGTCACCGACGACGGGCACGTCCTCGACGCGGACGGCCACCCCGGTCCGATCTGGACTCTCGGCTCGCTGCGTCGCGGCGAACTCTGGGAGACCACCGCCGTACCCGAGATCCGCACGCAAGCAGAGGAATTGGCCGCGTCGCTCATCGGTGACGTCACCAGCCACCGATGA
- a CDS encoding lipase family protein, giving the protein MTADVHRGQYEPVDLLLPSRDPFYDEPADVAALAPGEIIRCRQVELKDYWASQHRTDAWQLLYRSSDLRGVAGVAATTVVLPRRRAGAGHFQLLSFQCAIDAVTSQSFPSYALRKGARSGHTIAPFEFLVVRRALAKGWAVSIPDHEGMLGAWGAPREPGYRTLDGIRAALAFTDHGLSHDTPVGLWGYSGGGMATSWAAEMAPEYAPELRLVGAVLGSPVGDMASALLRLNGTLHAGLPVMVIAGLSRVYPQLDEVIRQHATESGRRHLDEIAEMPTLHAVRRFRNHDIDRYLDIPLADVLAEREIVEMMTDVQLGMRRPEIPLLVVQSVRDPIIAVADVDRLVGRYREQGVPVTYVRDQLSEHLSLLPLSGPMAVSWLANRLAGHPGADRTVTTLAGQPSPAWALRQLTRRLRGSAASG; this is encoded by the coding sequence ATGACAGCCGATGTTCATCGAGGGCAGTACGAGCCTGTTGACCTGCTGCTTCCTTCCCGCGATCCGTTCTACGACGAGCCCGCCGATGTGGCTGCCCTCGCTCCCGGAGAGATCATCCGCTGTCGGCAGGTCGAGCTCAAGGATTACTGGGCCTCACAGCACCGCACCGATGCGTGGCAATTGCTGTATCGGTCGTCGGACCTTCGTGGCGTCGCAGGGGTGGCTGCCACCACGGTTGTACTGCCGCGGCGACGAGCGGGTGCCGGACACTTCCAGCTGCTGTCGTTCCAGTGCGCGATCGACGCCGTCACCTCGCAGAGCTTCCCGTCGTATGCGCTGCGGAAGGGCGCTCGGTCCGGGCACACCATCGCTCCCTTCGAATTCCTCGTGGTTCGCCGCGCGCTCGCGAAGGGCTGGGCGGTGTCGATCCCCGACCACGAGGGCATGCTCGGCGCCTGGGGAGCTCCGCGAGAGCCTGGATACCGCACCCTCGACGGCATCCGCGCGGCGCTGGCCTTCACCGATCACGGACTTTCCCACGACACCCCGGTCGGGTTGTGGGGTTACTCCGGTGGCGGCATGGCGACGTCGTGGGCTGCGGAGATGGCGCCGGAGTACGCACCGGAACTGCGACTGGTCGGGGCAGTCCTCGGATCGCCGGTCGGTGACATGGCCTCCGCGCTCCTGAGACTCAACGGGACTCTGCACGCCGGCCTGCCGGTGATGGTGATAGCGGGCCTGAGTCGGGTTTATCCACAGCTGGATGAGGTGATCCGGCAGCACGCCACCGAGTCCGGACGTCGTCACCTCGACGAGATCGCCGAGATGCCGACGCTGCACGCGGTACGCCGGTTCCGTAACCACGACATCGACCGGTACCTCGACATCCCGCTGGCCGATGTCCTCGCTGAGCGCGAGATCGTCGAGATGATGACCGACGTGCAGCTTGGCATGCGTCGCCCGGAAATCCCGTTGCTCGTCGTGCAGTCGGTGCGTGATCCGATCATCGCGGTCGCCGATGTCGACCGCCTGGTCGGCCGCTATCGCGAGCAGGGCGTGCCTGTCACATATGTCCGGGATCAGCTCAGCGAGCACCTCTCGCTGCTGCCGCTGTCGGGCCCGATGGCCGTGTCCTGGCTCGCCAACCGCCTCGCCGGCCATCCGGGGGCGGACCGTACGGTGACGACGCTCGCCGGGCAGCCGTCGCCCGCGTGGGCACTGCGACAGTTGACGCGACGGCTGCGTGGCTCGGCGGCGTCCGGATAA